A region of Saccharomyces mikatae IFO 1815 strain IFO1815 genome assembly, chromosome: 12 DNA encodes the following proteins:
- the IMH1 gene encoding Imh1p (similar to Saccharomyces cerevisiae IMH1 (YLR309C); ancestral locus Anc_4.46), whose amino-acid sequence MFKQLSQIGKNLTDELAKGLADDMNPTSSEQQIEDDKSGLPKEVQAKLRKFEKYEQKYPLLLSAYKNEKLKSEKFDAVEKILAENTPISNIDDAVDTLPAFFQDLNNKNNLLSDEIKRLTKENSDAAPETVTCETLKVTEERFLKKEQEYKDDIDGLEKKIEALNSELTSLHKDKNDTTSGLREKITALENMLKEEKETEKQEVEISLAKLKEELIANNLTLEDYKTKVTKLEQELVSNNTIVEEKSSKLAELDVILKEKEQKLSELEKKLKEAPKTVISNQNVGNNNRRRKNRNKSKKNKGNATVDDLNEEESFDNLINTAEYEKLKEDLQVLQEKHENCEDWRLKYEEMEAELKNTKESGASQLAKSAEELKTLNTELSDTKKSLKEKNSELEEVRDMLRTVGNELVDAKDEIKGFSSKQTEEAKAVKLELDNLRHKNATMVEAHEIKNAELKNRLDSLNKKVEHLKALSVEKEKEQTTLKNKVVKLNEEISQLTAEKSSTTKELNSLRTSYKQKEKTVGYLEEQVKQFSEQKDAAEKFTEQLKKEHANMSNRLDLLKRENESLHSDIAKNGNSYEAYLKENGKLSERLNILQEKYNTLQNVKSNSNEHIDSIKRQCEELNIKLKESTKKILSLEDELNEYANIVQDKTREANTLRRLVSDSHADDSTARKELENQIAYLTDEKSKLQAELNLQKSRNASESQEWKHAASELKSEIHALKLREKELKSEVDALNHVNSDIKRKTQATSDDSDQLERITSNLKLTLSKADEKNSELQLTNENLLNLNNELNKKFDRLLKNYRSLSAQFNAIKEGQHGESTGRISRSSSTSSLATGNNNTLPANNAKLERVRSSTPLELDSEKNEKIAYIKNVLLGFLEHKEQRNQLLPVISMLLQLDSTDEKRLIMSLK is encoded by the coding sequence ATGTTCAAGCAGCTGTCACAAATTGGTAAGAACCTAACCGATGAATTGGCGAAGGGTTTGGCCGATGATATGAACCCAACCTCATCGGAACAGcaaattgaagatgataaaagTGGCTTACCCAAAGAAGTACAAGCTAAATTAAGAAAGTTTGAGAAAtatgaacaaaaatatcCCTTATTACTTTCAGCCTACAAAAATGAGAAACTAAAATCTGAAAAGTTCGACGCTGTTGAAAAGATCTTAGCGGAAAATACACCTATATCCAATATTGATGATGCAGTTGATACGTTGCCAGCCTTTTTCCAAGATTTgaacaacaaaaataatcTATTGAGTGATGAGATCAAGAGATTAACCAAGGAGAATTCAGATGCGGCGCCAGAAACCGTAACTTGTGAAACTTTAAAGGTTACGGAAGAGAGATTTCTGAAGAAAGAGCAAGAGTATAAAGATGACATAGATGGcctggaaaaaaaaatagaagcTTTGAACAGTGAACTGACCTCTTTACACAAGGACAAAAATGACACCACTTCGGGTTTaagggaaaaaataacTGCATTGGAAAATATGTTAAAGGAAGAGAAGGAGACTGAAAAGCAAGAAGTGGAAATTTCGTTAGCCAAATTGAAAGAGGAATTAATTGCCAATAATCTCACCCTTGAAGACTATAAAACAAAGGTGACCAAATTAGAACAGGAATTGGTATCAAATAATACTATagtggaagaaaaatcCTCGAAGTTAGCTGAGTTGGATGTCATCTTGAAAGAGAAGGAGCAAAAACTAAGTgaactagaaaaaaaactgaaagAAGCACCGAAGACCGTGATATCGAATCAAAATGTAGGGAACAAcaatagaagaagaaagaatagaaataaaagtaagaaaaaCAAGGGAAATGCAACCGTAGATGACCTCAATGAAGAGGAAAGCTTCGATAATTTAATTAATACTGCAGAATATGAGAAACTTAAAGAGGATTTACAAGTCTTACAGGAAAAACATGAAAATTGTGAAGACTGGAGACTTAAGTACGAGGAAATGGAAGCAGAACTAAAGAACACTAAAGAATCAGGAGCCTCGCAGCTCGCAAAATCAGCAGAGGAGTTGAAAACCCTGAACACTGAGTTAAGTGATACTAAGAAGTCcctaaaagaaaagaattctgAGTTGGAAGAAGTAAGAGACATGCTGAGGACTGTAGGGAATGAGCTCGTGGATGCCAAAGATGAGATAAAAGGATTTTCGAGCAAACAAACTGAAGAGGCAAAAGCCGTTAAGCTGGAACTTGATAATTTACGTCATAAGAACGCAACTATGGTTGAGGCTCACGAAATTAAAAACgctgaattgaaaaatagaCTAGACTCATTGAACAAGAAAGTAGAACACTTGAAAGCTTTAAGCGTcgaaaaagagaaagagcaGACGACATTAAAAAACAAGGTTGTCAAATTGAATGAAGAGATATCTCAACTTACAGCTGAGAAATCAAGTACCACAAAGGAACTCAATTCTTTGCGAACCTCTTAtaaacaaaaggaaaaaactGTGGGTTACTTGGAGGAGCAGGTTAAACAATTTAGTGAGCAAAAAGATGCTGCCGAAAAATTTACAGAAcaactaaaaaaagaacacgCTAATATGTCTAATAGGCTAGACTTACTAAAAAGGGAAAATGAATCTTTGCATAGTGACATCGCAAAGAATGGTAATTCCTACGAAGcatatttgaaagaaaatggtaaatTATCGGAAAGattgaatattttgcaagaaaaatacaacacCTTACAAAATGTGAAGAGTAATTCGAATGAACATATCGATTCCATTAAAAGACAATGCGAAGAGTTGAACATCAAGTTGAAGGAATCTACGAAAAAGATTTTATCTTTAGAAGACGAGCTAAATGAGTATGCCAATATTGTTCAAGACAAGACTAGGGAAGCCAATACTTTGAGAAGGTTGGTCTCGGATAGTCATGCTGATGATTCTACCGCGCGAAAAGAGTTGGAAAATCAAATAGCCTATCTTACTGATGAAAAGAGTAAACTACAAGCAGAACTGAACTTgcaaaaatcaagaaacgCTAGTGAATCACAAGAATGGAAACATGCTGCTTCTGAGTTAAAATCAGAAATACACGCTTTAAAGCTTCGTGAAAAGGAACTAAAATCAGAGGTTGATGCTTTGAATCATGTTAATAGTGACATCAAACGCAAAACCCAAGCAACTTCAGATGATTCTGACCAGCTGGAACGGATTACATCTAATTTGAAGCTTACATTATCTAAGgcagatgaaaaaaattccgaACTACAATTAACCAATGAAAATCTTCTGAATTTGAATAACGAacttaataaaaaatttgaccGACTACTAAAGAATTATCGTTCATTGTCCGCCCAATTCAACGCTATCAAGGAGGGGCAACATGGCGAAAGTACAGGGAGGATCAGTAGATCTAGTTCAACCAGTTCTTTAGCTACCGGAAATAACAACACCTTACCCGCTAATAACGCCAAACTCGAGAGGGTACGATCATCAACCCCATTGGAGCTAGACTCCgagaaaaatgagaaaattgCATATATAAAGAATGTTTTGTTGGGCTTCTTGGAGCATAAAGAACAACGGAATCAATTGTTGCCTGTAATTTCCATGTTATTACAGTTGGACAGTactgatgaaaaaagacTAATCATGTCTTTGAAGTGA